The DNA sequence GATAAATTCTCGGGTGAGAAAACAGCGCAGAAAACATTTTCGGGGTTTTCTTTTCGGACCAAACTGGTCTTTGTTCTGTTTCCTCAAAAACGCGGATATAATATTGATTTTATAACCATAAAAAGATTATTAAACATTTCTGTGATTCAAGTCAAATGATAATTTTTGATTTACTTTTATATAACGAACGTATAAACTGTATTTCCCTGGTCTGACAGATTCTCTTAAAAATTTCAGTAAAGGACGCATAAAAGAATGCCGAATCAGAAGCGAAGAAAAGACATACGCAACATAGCGATAATAGCACACGTAGATCACGGAAAGACAACTCTTGTCGACGCTCTGCTCCGTCAGACCGGAGCTTACGAGTTCAAGGAAGGCGAACATATGATAATGGACGTCAATCCCCTCGAAAGAGAAAGGGGAATTACCATTGTCTCTAAAAATGCCTCTATACCATACAAAGGAATACAGATAAACATAGTCGACACTCCCGGTCACGCGGACTTCGGAAGCGAGGTCGAAAGAATACTGAAAATGGTCGACGGAGTCCTGCTTCTTGTGGACGCATTCGAGGGTCCAATGCCTCAAACGAAATTCGTTCTCAAAAAATCTCTCGAACTTCACCTCAAACCGATTCTCGTAATTAACAAGATAGACAGAAAAAATTGCAGACCTCTCGAGGTCGCCGACATGACATTCGATCTTTTCTGTGAGCTCAACGCCACCGACGAACAGCTCGATTTTCCCATAATATATACTTCTGCAAAAAACGGCATTGCCACTCTCGATCTCGACGAAGAAGGAAAAAACATGAAGCCTCTACTTGAAACGATTTTACGCAGAGTGCTTCCTCCGGTCGCCGATCCTGAAAAACCTTTTCAGATGCTCATCACGATGCTCGATTACGATCCCTACGTCGGAAGATATTCGATAGGAAGAATTTTCCACGGAAAAATCGAAACAGGCAATCCCGTCGTTCTCGTAAAAACAGACGGGTCGGTGAAACTGTCCAAGATTTCAAAAATACTAAAATACAAAGGCATGAAAAGAATTGAAGTGCAGTCGGCTCTTGCGGGAGACATTATTCTCGCGGCCGGAATTGACGAAGTCCATGTCGGCGAGACTTTATCTGCACCCGATTACCCTGTAGCCCTGCCGAAAATCAAAATCGACGAACCGACAATATCAATAGTCTTTTCCCACAACACGAGTCCTCTTTCGGGAAAAGACGGCGGGCGTTTTCTGACATCAAGACACATACGGGAAAGGCTCGAATACGAAGCTCTTACTAATGTGGGAATAAAGATAGAGAAATTCGACGGCTCGGAAAAAATAAAAGTTTCCGGCAGAGGCGAATTGCATTTGTCAATCCTCATCGAGACAATGCGAAGAGAAGGTTACGAATTCGAAGTGTCGGCTCCGGAAGTGATCATGATCAAAATGAACGGCGACGCTTTGGAACCTGTCGAAGAAGTTCTCGTGGAAATTGACCAGGGTTATCAGGGAAGCGTAATAGAAGCTCTCGGCCCGAGGAGAGCTGAGCTCAAAAGCATGCAGACCACCTCGATTGGGACATTGCGCCTCGAATTTCTTATACCGACGAGAGGGCTTATGGGATTCAGGAGCGAACTCCTGAGGATGACGCGCGGAACGGGCACGATGTATCAGAATTTTTACATGTATCAGAAGCACAAAGGTGAAATCCCTCGTCGCAGAGGTCCGACACAGATATCAATGAACGCGGGTAAAGCTTCCGGTTACGCCCTCTTCAGCCTGCAGGAAAGGGGCGAGATATTCATAAGACCCGGTGACGACGTCTACGAAGGCATGATAATAGGGACAAGTCACAAAGCGAGGGATCTTGTCGTCAACGCGACAAAGGAAAAAAAACTGACTAACATAAGGGCGGCCGGTTCCGACGAAGCGATAAGACTGACACCGCCGAGGGAAATAACGCTCGAATTCGCACTCGAATTCATTGAAAATGACGAGCTCCTCGAAATAACACCGAAAAACATACGTTTCAGAAAAAGATTTCTCACGGAAAACGAAAGAAAAAGAAACGATCCGGAGAGAAACACTTAAGTGTAATCATACTTTATTTTAATTTGAATTTCGTCGAATGAATTCATTTTGATTATCTATTATGTCGGTATAAAATTGTACTTATGAAAATAATTGAATTCTCCAATCTGAATCTCGTTTCATACATAAAAAAACGAAACGGATCGCTGAACATATCGATTCAAGCTATTATTCAGGGGTGATGAAACGCCTCGTACGGCCCGGTCGGGTCTCTTGTCGAAAATTATGAAGCAAGCGGAGTACTCGCTTTTGAATACGAAGGACTCAGAATCAATATTGAAAAAACCGTGATGGAAAAATATTCAGAAAACGGAACACTGAAGTTTTACACAGACAATTTCGGCTGGACCGAGATTTTTTTTTCAGAAAT is a window from the candidate division WOR-3 bacterium genome containing:
- the typA gene encoding translational GTPase TypA; amino-acid sequence: MPNQKRRKDIRNIAIIAHVDHGKTTLVDALLRQTGAYEFKEGEHMIMDVNPLERERGITIVSKNASIPYKGIQINIVDTPGHADFGSEVERILKMVDGVLLLVDAFEGPMPQTKFVLKKSLELHLKPILVINKIDRKNCRPLEVADMTFDLFCELNATDEQLDFPIIYTSAKNGIATLDLDEEGKNMKPLLETILRRVLPPVADPEKPFQMLITMLDYDPYVGRYSIGRIFHGKIETGNPVVLVKTDGSVKLSKISKILKYKGMKRIEVQSALAGDIILAAGIDEVHVGETLSAPDYPVALPKIKIDEPTISIVFSHNTSPLSGKDGGRFLTSRHIRERLEYEALTNVGIKIEKFDGSEKIKVSGRGELHLSILIETMRREGYEFEVSAPEVIMIKMNGDALEPVEEVLVEIDQGYQGSVIEALGPRRAELKSMQTTSIGTLRLEFLIPTRGLMGFRSELLRMTRGTGTMYQNFYMYQKHKGEIPRRRGPTQISMNAGKASGYALFSLQERGEIFIRPGDDVYEGMIIGTSHKARDLVVNATKEKKLTNIRAAGSDEAIRLTPPREITLEFALEFIENDELLEITPKNIRFRKRFLTENERKRNDPERNT